Genomic DNA from Solanum pennellii chromosome 3, SPENNV200:
ATCTACAAAATTAGCAACATATGAGAATACGAACTGTGGGACTAAAAAATTATCAGTATATGCAATCCTGTAAAGTTGCAAAATCAATGCTCAATATAGCactgaatgaaataaaataaaggattGCTGAGCAGTTAGTTTCCTATAAACTGTCACATGAAGAGGAGAACAAGACCCATGTCAGAAGGGTAACTGACTAGTTTCATGATAAACGATTTTTCTTCTTAGAGGGAATGATCTCATGAAGCTCATCTTACAACTGGGATTACTATATCATAGAATAGCCAGATAAGTGCTATTTAGATAATTCCTATCTCGTGGCACTCAAAGCACAAGACTGGACATACAACTTATCCTATTAACATACCATCCTCCCATGATCAATATTATCCAATATAAGTTCTTAAACCATTATAATTCACAAGTTACAAGGTTGTTATAATAGGATAAATTGAGGAAAGATGGTTGTTTCTTGAACTAGTCATATTCTGAAACTAGAGACACATATTTAGATGGTTGAAACAATCACATATTTGTATGACATAAGAATTTGGAAGAACAACTGTTGATACCTCATTTTGAAGTTTATCCTGATAAAAACCAGCAGACAAAGTTGCATCCGAAGCCAGAACTCCAATGCGCAGAGTACTCCCAGCTTCAAGTGGTCGCAAATTCGCTTCTTTGAGCTCCTTGGCCACACACTCACCCATATGAAGGACAGGAACTGAAGACCCTAGTGCAACCTCATGATGCCAAGAATGTGATACATAACAAGGCATGACAATGCATCGAGCTCCAGATTTCTCAAGAAAGATCCTTTTATGCCGAAGATTTTCAACAATTGGAGCATGATCTTTtagtaaattttcatttttaccaGTGAGGTAAGAACTAGAACCTCTTTCATGTAATGAAAGCTCTTTGTTAAGAACAGGATCGGAACAAAGAACAAAGGGAATGCTATTTCCACCATCTTTAGAACTCCATGTGACAAGCTTGCTCATAAAATTGAGAGTGGTTCCAATGGATAACCCCCCAATGATCCCTATTGCATTTTCATGGGTGAGCAAAACAGAAGAATCTGGACGCTTTGAAGCCATATCTAAAGGAGAATTCTCCATTGAGTTGGCTAGATTTCTGCTTTCTTCAGTTTGTGAGATGATGGATGAAGGAGGTGTCACAAAAGCTGGACTTTTTCTTGTTCTGTTATGGCTATGGTGGCTGTTCATACGAGCTAATGTATATGTTGAATAGTTCAATGAATTCAAAGACATCATCATTCTTCTCTACAAAGTTCAGGCCAACTTTTCTAAACCTGAGAGAAATAATCTATCTTTTTGGGTCAAAAAGTATGTCAAAATTACAATAGTGCAGCAGGGGTAGTCCTCTTAGATctgattcaataaaaaatagtaCCCATTTTTACCTGAAACAGAATTCTTGAACTCCTCTTGCTTTATCCTAGAGATAGAAAACAGAGGAAAAGCAAGAAATTTGCAGCAAATGTGAAAACCCTCCAACAGCAGCTAGCCATTAGAAGCATACAAACACCTCTGCAAGTGCAAATTTTCTTATGATTCTGAGAATATTCTCAGCTTCCATGATGCAACCGACTCTCTAGTTGGGGGTCACTGAACTCTCAATACAAGATTCTTTGTACTAGAAAAGAATCTGAAGTTAAAAGGTTACTACTTTTCCAAGTCACCAACAAGCTTTTCCGAAAAAGAATTTGATAAAAGCAAAACCTGGTATGAAGCGaaaactcaaatatttttctttgtaattGAGAAGAATCCCTAGTAGGAAAAATATCTTATTGTTAACTGCAGTGGGTCAGCTCCACTATTCACCAATCAGTTACTCCACTGTTTTCTACTGCTCATTATAGAAGGAAtctcttttatgttttatcTTTCTCCATCACATTTTCCTATTTGATAAACAAATTAACCCATTGaaccaaaaaacaaaaagacaGAAATCCTTGTTACCTAGTGTAGGATGGTGCTTTGTCTTGCTGCCGCTGGGTCCCTCCATATGACTCATCAAAAGTGAGGGCTAGGCCCACATTAGATTCTCTATTGGAAAATGAAAATATCATCTGCTTTTTGAGTCTTTGTTTCTATCAAAGACGACTTTATAACATGAATTCGATCAAGTTACATCTTGTTAAAAGATAAAGGAGTAATGATCACTCAACCACATTCCTCATTGATATCAATCTTTCTTCTGTATATATATTGCAggtgttaataattttttaaagaaaactaaCTAACTTCTAATTGTACATACAAGAAAGGGCCTACtatatttacttaattttctCTTTAAGTGATGACTAATGACACCACAACAAATAAAAGACTTCTATAGAAAACATAGTATTTTGTCACcatgatgaagtatgaaaataaaTGCACGTTTGCCACTGTGACTCAGTGCTTGGTACTTGTCAGCATCAAAATTACTGCAATATAGTAATCACTTAATGAAGATAAATGTTGATAAGGAAGTGTTGCAACCTAAATgtatgacaaaaaaataataagaaagtGGCAATCAATCACCTAGCATATCTAACTCTAGTTATCTTTTGCTTTTGTTCATTTCTAATAGAAGCCTGTTGTTTGGAGAAACGTATCATCTTTGTGACATCTGCTCTGATAGAAAAGAAGGCAGAAAGCAAAGCAATTAGCATAGTTGGGTATATGACTACACTTGCGGAATTCCTAAAAAGTACTTGCTTGTCAAGACCCCATGTGATGAGAAGAATCCCAATAAGACTAAATCTCCCTGATTTCATTAGACCCAATAGTGCTCCAGCCACCGACAAGTAACTTCCTACTATAACCTGTGTAACACAAAaccacaaatttaaaaaattaagcacAAGTACTGAAAAAGAAGAACCCCCATATTCAAGCGGAATttataaattgataattaaCCTCTAAGTTCTGTAGATCATGTGTTACATGAGATTCCTTCATATTGGTGAATTTGTAAGCTTCTAGAAGCTTGTTATAGCTTGGGATGGCGTTGTTCTTATAAATGGCTTTAGCTACTGCTCCTGGATAAATCAGGGCTTTTACCATACCTCCCGGAACAACTCCATTTGCGTACAACAGAGATAGTGAAACTTCAATTGGTGTGGTACATGTACCAATTCTACAAGGGAATCTGCAATCAAAGCCATAAACACTGAATATTCATAAATGCAAAAGGCACAATCATAGTCTACTGGCTTGATTCGAGTCATTATACGAATCACTACATTGCGACCGTTTATAGGTATTCATAATCAATTTCTGATATCATTCCACAAATACGGTATCAAACTTGTTCAGATTAACTTAAAACCATGGCATTCAATGTTCCATTAAAAAACCTAACATTTTTTCGAATTGATTGATAAGCAAATTAGAACCTGAAAAGTGGGAGTTGGAAAAGTATTAGAAGAAAGTATAGCCTGGACGAGACGAAATAGAGGTCCCGTGCCCATTTCTTTGATGTAGACGCCATGCCAATTGCCAATTGTCGAAAGTTACAGAGCGTTGCTGAAAAGGGCCATAAACCTTTTTTCCAATAAGGAAAGAAAATTGAAACCACTTTTTTGTTGGGCCACGGAGACCCTGAACGGTACCCATCACTTGCGTTGCTTGCTTCCAtcattttctgtttttttttttttttatttggcaaaaatgacacaaatgtacacaaattttattgggaaaattacatgaattagtacattttaataaataattactgattttagcaatattttttatttattatcatttatagcaatactatgtTTACTCtgcaatatgaattaaaagtgaattatgtatgtcatatatatgaattataattattctttgaaatatataatgtttttttgGTAAGAATTTGccacattatattataagtgaattaaaatgtgtgataaatgtattatctatcattaaaacttgtattatatgtgaataataaattgttcattgtaatatgtattaaacttgtatcataaatgaattaaaaatgatcaagtgaaaaaaatgttattgctataaatgataaatatttttttattatagtatatttacgTAAGTTTCCcaattttattttgtcattGTGGCCCtagaaaaaaaacatagaaattgACACCAAAAGGAAgttaacttttcaaaaaaaaaaaataatctcaacTACGGTAGATATTATGATAGATATTGAATATCATATCAAAatcttaatattttgatattatgatatttgGCATGCgttttctaaaaaattgattgTATATATTAAAGTATATAGTTACATACTAGCAAATATATGTAAGATAATACTGatataaaagtaattatttagATATTGGATCTTTGACTAttctattttgattaaaatgttCTTTTTGGTGATTGATTAACAAAGGAAATTATTTGtactttattttgaatatttatacgTGTATAAGGTGTCAATgtgatataattaaaatatttcttgaaaaaataatatcatacgAGTATATATAggttaaaattgataaaattatgatTACAAAATTAATGTACCATAAATACTAATCCGAACCATACCGATTAGATATTAttaataagataatattttaaaatcaaaattaccaaactaaaatctttttataCTGTGCCATGTCCCCACCACTAAACGTAATTATATCTAGGTTTGTGCAAAAAACGAATCGATAAATTGAaccaaaaaaatgttattgaattattggGGTATTAAtggatttaataaaaattattggtTTAATTCGATATCGATTTTTACTGTTGGGTTATTGGGTAAATCGATAACCCAATAAGAcggtaataatttattattttatacttcctaattatttaatattagtaATTTAATACATATAACTAGACACTATAAGTATATCAAACTATTAGTACTCTATCAACTTCGTACTAGGCCTCTTTATTAGATTTTACTGTTTACTCAAAATCTAAAGATTAAAGTAAAAGGTTCACAATTGTagctatttgattttagttttagttttagttttggtTTAAGTCTTGTTGGACtatgttattttagttttagttattAATCGTAGGTTCTAGCATTTGCAAGTCTGTAAAGGTTCGTAATttgattaacataaaaatttcatactaTATTTTGGTGGTAACATATAATTATAGCCTTTGTATAGtattttctcttattgatgCACTTTCTCAATATCTATCTTGTTTCACTATGTCAGAACATTTAGAGAAGTGAGAAGGTATGTAATATTTTACAAACatttttcttattgggtaaacaaaaaatcaaactaataatGACCAAAAATCGATAAAGAATATCTTACTGGGTTATTATTGAGTTAGCATATCTAAAAACTGAAAATCGATAAATCATACCCCTGTTGGCCCTCCTTTCACAATATATTCATAGTAAAGGGGTTTACATAGGAAATCCTATAAACAGTAGTAGTACATCTTATACCAAATACAGTAAAAACAGAAACTTATAGAATTGCAGTATATTTCAAGTTTAATTTGGATTTTTGGTATTACTAAACCAATAATAATATTCCTTCGTCCATCTTTATTTATCATgagttttattttgaaaattataaaaactttgactaacattttaatatgtatttttttaatcatattgatatttaaaaaattgcaatttatagtacttttcatataatttttaaatatctaaatattttgtttgaaatatcaaattaatgtcaTCTTagttaactttgaaaattaattcaattaactTTCAAAAAGCTTAACATGACAGATAAAAGTGGATAGAAGAAGTATTATataactggaaaaaaaaaggaatttaagGTTCTAATGACAACCAAATTCTCAAAAGAACTAGGCGTGCACGGAATTTTTTTCCTAGCAAATTACGTATATTAGATGGGACTAAGACGTTTACTTATCTTCTTACAAATGGATAAGTCTTAAAACTTAAAGATATGAAAATACTCAATACTTAATTAATAGCTCATTATCATTTTAATCTAATAAGTCAAAGACGGGAACCTCACTCATCTATGATCATGTCAAACGTATGAGGtggataatcatcatcaatcAATAAGTTTGGTCATACAACTGGGGCATAATATATTAACGTATATTTGATCTTTAACTAACATATAcatattgtttaattttaaatatgtatctatttaaatatctatttatattattgagaacaaattaaaaaatataactaatGCCAAGTTGATGGCTGCCCGTACTGCTGCAAGGGCTGAGGGCAGGGCCATGTCTTTTTGGATACGTTATGATGAAAATACTTTAGCATCTGCTACTTCATTATCCAGAATTAAAAGGATGGCTACAAATTGCACttcttttttcttatctttCTATTTAAACTTTGATGGCTCTTGGGCACTTCCAAGAACTACGTCTAAGCATTAAATATCCATAAAACAACAAAACACCGTACCAAAAAAAACAGAACTTTGACATTCACATGATGGTCACACATCTCTATGCTAAATCATAATGCTCTTTTgtttaaatttgtttatttttttacttgatatgaaattatgaaaataatttaatttttttgttttgaaaggTATGATTTTACattaaagataatgaaatgtttcaaaatatctttaattttgaaGTATGAGAAGTCGGAACAAACGAAAAAGAAAAGCagaacaaataaattgaaacggaaGTGAATAATTTATTTCTCCTTCAATCATTGTTGAGCCACAATCAGTTGCAGTTTGTGCCACATATATAGTCTTCCGTATCTCCATGTAGAAAGAGCATTTAGGACGTCTGACGAGATGTGGAGCAACCTTCCTTTTGAACTCCTAGCCAATATTTTCTCTCATCTTTCTCCTGATTCATTAGCCAGGGCTAAATCTGCCTGCAAGAGTTGGCACACATGTGCTAACAATTCACCTTCATGGGCAACGCTGCCATGGCGGCAATATCCGCCGTGGTTTCTAGCATTGCCCACACGCAACCATGGGCGTTTTATTTGTGCGCACAACCCAATTAATGATTCTTGGCATCTATTGCCTCTTGACTTCATTCCCAACCCAATTCGCCCAATTGCTGCAGTTAATGGCCTAATACTACTGAGAGAAACCACAACTACTGCTCTTCAATTAGCCATATGCAACCCTTTCACTCGCCAATTCAG
This window encodes:
- the LOC107014948 gene encoding uncharacterized protein LOC107014948 isoform X2, producing the protein MASTSKKWARDLYFVSSRLYFLLILFQLPLFRFPCRIGTCTTPIEVSLSLLYANGVVPGGMVKALIYPGAVAKAIYKNNAIPSYNKLLEAYKFTNMKESHVTHDLQNLEVIVGSYLSVAGALLGLMKSGRFSLIGILLITWGLDKQVLFRNSASVVIYPTMLIALLSAFFSIRADVTKMIRFSKQQASIRNEQKQKITRVRYARRKIDINEECG
- the LOC107014948 gene encoding uncharacterized protein LOC107014948 isoform X1, whose protein sequence is MASTSKKWARDLYFVSSRLYFLLILFQLPLFRFPCRIGTCTTPIEVSLSLLYANGVVPGGMVKALIYPGAVAKAIYKNNAIPSYNKLLEAYKFTNMKESHVTHDLQNLEVIVGSYLSVAGALLGLMKSGRFSLIGILLITWGLDKQVLFRNSASVVIYPTMLIALLSAFFSIRADVTKMIRFSKQQASIRNEQKQKITRVRYASNFDADKYQALSHSGKRAFIFILHHGDKILCFL
- the LOC107014947 gene encoding uncharacterized protein LOC107014947, whose protein sequence is MMMSLNSLNYSTYTLARMNSHHSHNRTRKSPAFVTPPSSIISQTEESRNLANSMENSPLDMASKRPDSSVLLTHENAIGIIGGLSIGTTLNFMSKLVTWSSKDGGNSIPFVLCSDPVLNKELSLHERGSSSYLTGKNENLLKDHAPIVENLRHKRIFLEKSGARCIVMPCYVSHSWHHEVALGSSVPVLHMGECVAKELKEANLRPLEAGSTLRIGVLASDATLSAGFYQDKLQNEGFEVVLPDKATMEHTVIPSLEALNRKDIEGAQNLFRIALQVLLVRAVNTIIIASDDMRDLLPPDDPLLKKCVDPMDALARSTVKFLQSVEGNA